Within Candidatus Zixiibacteriota bacterium, the genomic segment GTGTTTGATTCAATCTGATCCGGAGCAGAAAAACCATCAACATGATCCAAAGATAGACCTTCAAAAGCTCCATTTCCATTTACTATAAACATGGGGTAGCCTTGATTCCCCCAGAAATCGTACCATTCGTAAGTACTGCCACCGTAGGAGAAAAAATTATCACAGGTATCCGGGGTGGTATTGTCGTCGAATATAAGACTCGGAATAGTATAGTATACACCCGAATTATACTCAACACCTATGAAGAAAGGCCCACTAACACTACAGGGAGTCGGGAATATCGCCGTTCCAAAGGCAGAGCTATAGGTAGCTTCATCAGCAATGATAGTGAAGCGGCATAACTCAGCTCCGGGACCATTACACTTGCTACCATTATTGTCGTATACAACAATATCGATATCGGCCGGCCATACGACGGTCCCCGGATTATAATCATATAGTGCAAAACTGAATGATGTGATCTCAAACGGGTAACCAGGATCTCCGCACATCACGTATGGATCGAAATAGGTGACCACATTGTCGCCGGCAAGCCAACCGCTCCAATTACCGTACATTGTTCCGGTTGTTTTATACATAGTGCACATTGCCCTGGAAGCTGGAGCGTCAATAGAAATTGGTTCGATAATTTGCTCCAGCCGAGTGTCGCGTGGCGTATCAGCAAAAGCTGATAAAGCCAGCATCAGTGTGAGAATGATTAGAAGTAGATAAACCTGTCTCATGGAGTTACTCCTTCTGCGGATGCGTTTGTTCGTCCCAATAAAATAAACCGTTGCGTCTTACCACATTAATCAAGCCTGCTACACCTGATCATGGGTAATTTAGTCAATTCGTATCGAAAAAGCAAGGCTTATAGCAATACTCCCCCTAATACCGTTAGCTGGAGACCAATACTATTCTATTTGCCTGCGCGGAAGATCGTCTATTACTTAAGTGGAAACGGCAAAACTAATGTGGAGGAAAACACAATGTGCAGAAATACCCGGACGTTGGTAACGCTCATAACTGCAGTTTTGATCTTTAACGGCAGCTATACTATAGCCTGCACTAATCTGCTGGTAACCAAAGGTGCATCGGTCGACGGCTCGGTGATGATTACTTACACTTGCGATGGGACGTTTCATCCTGAGCTTGAATACTCACCTGCTGCTCACTACGAAAAAGGCGATTCACTGGCCATCACCAACTGGCAAGGGGAGGTTCGCGGCTGGATCGAACAGGTAGAGCATACTTATGCAGTCGTGGGAATGATGAACGAGCATCAACTGGCCATAAGCGAAACGACGACCAGTGGCCGCAAGGAATTGCGAAACCCGGACGGTTTGATGCACTACTGGGACCTGATGGAGCTCGCATTGCAACGCGCCCACACTGCTCGCGAAGCAATCAAAGTCATGACCGATCTGGTCGAACGTTACGGTTACCTCTCGAACGGCGAGTCATTTTCGATTGCTGATCAGGACGAGGCCTGGATTATGGAAATGTTCGGTCCCGGCGAAGGTGGTCAGGGCGCTGTGTGGGTCGCTTTGCGCATCCCCGATGGCTACATCTCAGCCTATGCCAACAAGGGTCGTATCGGCGAGTTCCCTCTCGATGATCCCGAGAACTGCCTGTACAGCAAGAACGCAATATCGCTGGCTGTTGAGAAGGGCTACTACGATCCTGACTCTGGTGAGCCGTTTCTGTTTAGCGAAGCGTATTGTCCGACAACACCAAGCAACCTGCGATTTTGTTCTGCTCGCGTGTGGAGCATATTCCGTCGAGCCGCCCCATCACAGGATTTCTCCGCTGATTATCATCGGGGCGTTGTCGATGCGGAGCCTTACCCATTGTGGATCAAACCCGACACAAAACTCTCGATCGCTGATGTATTCGCGTTGATGCGTGACCACTACGAAGGCACCGATTTTGATGCCACTCAGGGAATTGATGCCGGTCCCTATGGCACCCCCAATCGTTGGCGACCGCTAACCTGGCATGATCCCGACAACGCCGATACGACTATGGAATATGGTTGGGAACGATCCATCTCGACCCAGCAAACCGGTTTCTCTTTCGTGTCTCAATCGCGTTCATGGCTACCTGATCCTATCGGGGGCGTCTACTGGTACGGCGTCGATGACACCTACATGACTTGCTACGTTCCCCTGTATTGCGGAATCAACGCCGTCCCGGAATCTTTTGCTCGTGGCAGTTTAAGCGCATTCTCGTGGGAATCCGCATGGTGGGTGTTTAACCTGGTGGCCAACTACGCCAATCTGAAATATAGCTACATGGCTCCTGAGATTCTGGCGGTACAAGCCGAACTTGAGGGAGCTTGCTTCAAATTGCAACCAGTCATTGAAAAGGCAGCTCTCGAACTTTGTGAAACTGACCACGAGTTGATGACCAGGTACCTGACGGGTTATTCAGTTGGACAGGGCGAACAAACGATGGCTCGTTGGAAACAACTGGCGGAACATTTGATCACTAAATACAATGACGGTTATGTGCAGAATGAGGAGCATCGGCCAAAGGATAAGGGATATCCTGATTCATGGCTGCGAAGGGTACTAAAAGAACGCCCCGATCAGTTCAAACTCCCTGTTTGGGATGACG encodes:
- a CDS encoding C69 family dipeptidase, which codes for MCRNTRTLVTLITAVLIFNGSYTIACTNLLVTKGASVDGSVMITYTCDGTFHPELEYSPAAHYEKGDSLAITNWQGEVRGWIEQVEHTYAVVGMMNEHQLAISETTTSGRKELRNPDGLMHYWDLMELALQRAHTAREAIKVMTDLVERYGYLSNGESFSIADQDEAWIMEMFGPGEGGQGAVWVALRIPDGYISAYANKGRIGEFPLDDPENCLYSKNAISLAVEKGYYDPDSGEPFLFSEAYCPTTPSNLRFCSARVWSIFRRAAPSQDFSADYHRGVVDAEPYPLWIKPDTKLSIADVFALMRDHYEGTDFDATQGIDAGPYGTPNRWRPLTWHDPDNADTTMEYGWERSISTQQTGFSFVSQSRSWLPDPIGGVYWYGVDDTYMTCYVPLYCGINAVPESFARGSLSAFSWESAWWVFNLVANYANLKYSYMAPEILAVQAELEGACFKLQPVIEKAALELCETDHELMTRYLTGYSVGQGEQTMARWKQLAEHLITKYNDGYVQNEEHRPKDKGYPDSWLRRVLKERPDQFKLPVWDDATEEHKLVD